A region from the Halosolutus gelatinilyticus genome encodes:
- a CDS encoding FAD-dependent monooxygenase, whose translation MTDEYEHYEAVVVGCGPGGAAAAARLADHGVETLVLERGTEAGSKNVSGGLIYAEESAPYAIDDLFDGFREAAAERPVTDYYIHNVAGDKVETFDLTDLHEHDTDWCDAVLRRRMDSWLEERVHEKTSETGGGVLTNVRVNGLLRENGDIVGVTCDELDPIEADLIVAADGVNSELARDAGLMDWEEPEEWFQGVKAVVEMDPDVVNDRFSIGPDEGAAHLFSGDLFEDVRGGGFCYTNEDSLSIGTVFHLDSLVEQEAEPHELLDALLTHPLLAGWLGEEYREREYAAKLVPDSKKVAHPEPYRDRLVLVGDAAGQMQAQGPIIKGMNHAVTAGALAADAFATTRGTADPSAAGRRYAQLLADSGTMDKLRPRRYRLARAVGERDAVTDAVETVLDSPIGSVAIGNPIAKRLLERAYNSPFLVSMLPDTRTGYVTIPTIVGEEHGKTLHWDSEVEPPTLEERIGELTYDTDVGNPHIELRDESFEASGAAVYACPVSADDFGGGCYRSEVVKRNGSEETVVSLDTQPCVECGTCAIVADTTWEHPRGGKGVEYREG comes from the coding sequence GACGAGTACGAACACTACGAGGCCGTCGTCGTCGGCTGTGGCCCCGGCGGGGCCGCGGCCGCGGCGCGACTGGCCGACCACGGCGTCGAAACGCTCGTCCTGGAACGCGGGACCGAAGCGGGATCGAAGAACGTCTCCGGCGGACTCATCTACGCGGAGGAGTCGGCGCCGTACGCGATCGACGACCTCTTCGACGGCTTCCGCGAGGCGGCCGCGGAACGGCCCGTCACGGACTACTACATCCACAACGTCGCCGGCGACAAGGTCGAGACGTTCGACCTGACCGACCTGCACGAACACGACACCGACTGGTGCGACGCCGTCCTCCGCCGACGGATGGACTCGTGGCTCGAAGAACGGGTTCACGAGAAGACGAGCGAGACGGGCGGCGGCGTGTTGACCAACGTTCGCGTCAACGGCCTGTTGCGCGAAAATGGTGACATAGTGGGGGTCACGTGCGACGAACTCGATCCCATCGAAGCGGACCTGATCGTCGCGGCCGACGGCGTCAACTCCGAACTCGCCCGCGACGCCGGCTTGATGGACTGGGAGGAGCCCGAGGAGTGGTTCCAGGGCGTCAAGGCCGTCGTCGAGATGGATCCCGACGTCGTCAACGACCGATTCTCGATCGGCCCCGACGAGGGCGCCGCCCACCTGTTCTCGGGCGACCTCTTCGAGGACGTTCGCGGCGGCGGCTTCTGCTACACGAACGAGGACTCGCTGTCGATCGGGACCGTGTTCCACCTCGACAGTCTCGTCGAGCAGGAGGCCGAACCCCACGAACTGCTCGACGCCCTGCTCACGCACCCACTGCTGGCCGGGTGGCTCGGCGAGGAGTACCGCGAGCGCGAGTACGCCGCCAAACTGGTTCCGGACTCGAAGAAGGTCGCCCACCCCGAGCCGTACCGCGATCGACTCGTGCTCGTCGGCGACGCCGCCGGCCAGATGCAGGCCCAGGGGCCGATCATCAAGGGAATGAACCACGCCGTCACCGCGGGCGCGCTCGCGGCCGACGCCTTCGCGACCACGCGCGGCACCGCCGATCCGTCCGCCGCGGGGCGGCGATACGCGCAACTGCTCGCGGACTCGGGCACGATGGACAAACTTCGGCCTCGACGGTACCGACTCGCCCGCGCCGTCGGCGAGCGCGACGCCGTCACCGACGCCGTCGAGACCGTGCTCGATTCGCCGATCGGCTCTGTCGCGATCGGCAACCCGATCGCGAAACGCCTCCTCGAGCGGGCGTACAACTCGCCGTTTCTCGTCTCCATGCTGCCGGATACGCGGACCGGCTACGTTACGATCCCGACGATCGTCGGCGAGGAACACGGGAAAACGCTCCACTGGGACAGCGAGGTCGAACCGCCGACGCTCGAGGAACGGATCGGCGAACTCACCTACGACACGGACGTCGGCAACCCGCACATCGAACTCCGCGACGAGTCGTTCGAGGCGAGCGGGGCGGCCGTCTACGCCTGCCCGGTCAGCGCGGACGACTTCGGCGGCGGCTGTTACCGATCGGAGGTAGTCAAGCGCAACGGATCGGAAGAGACCGTCGTCAGCCTCGACACCCAGCCCTGCGTCGAGTGTGGCACCTGCGCGATCGTCGCCGACACGACGTGGGAGCACCCCCGCGGCGGAAAGGGCGTCGAGTACCGCGAGGGGTGA